In Bacteroides coprosuis DSM 18011, the following are encoded in one genomic region:
- a CDS encoding Endonuclease/exonuclease/phosphatase (COGs: COG3568 Metal-dependent hydrolase~InterPro IPR005135~KEGG: phe:Phep_2528 endonuclease/exonuclease/phosphatase~PFAM: Endonuclease/exonuclease/phosphatase~SPTR: Secreted protein;~IMG reference gene:2504107772~PFAM: Endonuclease/Exonuclease/phosphatase family), producing the protein MKKIKIILSLLLVLCSGIVFAQDTIRVRVMTYNLRFGELASMEEIAQHIKSFNPDFVALQEVDSKTYRKRTPHQHGVDFLGELAYHTGMFGIYGKTIDYASGYYGIGILSKYSYITTKKTMLPKTEERLEQRALLEGLFEVGNDTIVFASTHLDAMSDETRSIQFDKIKKCLEASQYPVLLGGDFNTRSTSSLIKKMDNWFLGTDSDFGIPSWKPIAKIDYIFGYPQKGWEIISTQTIQSLLSDHMPIITELIYIKPNSKK; encoded by the coding sequence ATGAAAAAAATAAAAATTATTTTATCTTTACTTTTAGTATTATGTTCAGGTATTGTTTTTGCTCAAGATACAATACGAGTGCGAGTAATGACTTATAATCTTCGTTTTGGAGAATTGGCTTCAATGGAGGAAATAGCTCAGCATATAAAGTCTTTTAATCCTGACTTTGTAGCTTTACAAGAAGTTGACTCTAAAACATATAGAAAGAGGACTCCTCATCAGCATGGTGTCGACTTTTTAGGAGAACTAGCCTATCATACTGGAATGTTCGGAATATATGGTAAAACCATTGATTATGCGTCAGGATACTATGGTATAGGAATTCTAAGTAAGTATTCATATATCACAACTAAGAAAACGATGTTACCTAAAACTGAAGAAAGATTAGAACAGCGTGCTCTTTTGGAGGGTTTATTTGAAGTAGGTAATGATACTATAGTTTTTGCGTCAACACATTTAGATGCAATGTCTGATGAAACTAGATCTATCCAATTTGATAAAATAAAGAAATGTTTGGAAGCTTCTCAGTATCCAGTCCTCTTAGGCGGCGATTTTAATACTCGGTCAACTTCTTCACTAATCAAAAAAATGGATAATTGGTTTTTAGGAACGGATAGTGATTTTGGCATTCCTTCATGGAAACCTATTGCAAAAATCGATTATATTTTTGGATATCCTCAAAAAGGTTGGGAAATAATTAGTACACAGACTATTCAATCTTTATTATCTGATCATATGCCTATTATAACAGAATTAATATATATAAAGCCTAATTCTAAAAAATAA
- a CDS encoding hypothetical protein (KEGG: bth:BT_2966 hypothetical protein~SPTR: Putative uncharacterized protein;~IMG reference gene:2504107773) has translation MKLNKNIKYLLLSIPCLILSVLWGCSDSDKDYLDDGAYPPPSIELTSETDIDASILGSNELLLGRVIAPNLLRDVYATLLIADGDNYIEIDKDKRIPFQLDNFPKEIDFTIEIPIYSEDAAGIKIVATDIYTKMDEVVIPIRRIKGIPPTISFDKDNLGSVQFNKNIQLLAHVEGKTSLKSITYVLAQDVPYKELGKPITINAKGDKVEDFTFDVLVDNEDANAIAVTAIDEDGFQRREFVTFSIEGVPEGRAAIFKELTMATEWEIPTDPTKPYIFSLMGINVNGITKHVVSLEEAQKAGNKASLDFMFANIWRNPNGGRLGNHGFAYVGAARIDGGAIGRKPDVDGWLTDCQRNETYFEMIDEKIVAELDLDNFFETTTGNWRTFEALEQLKDVVVGSGSNRQIYQRPNAGTVAGAAFQQIKDGSYIAILRVADGEKKYGIIKVVKAGDDSAALLPNGKLAYPEKENTPVPCSDPNLGYDYSGVASLYGKTCNLEIIIQL, from the coding sequence ATGAAACTAAATAAAAATATTAAATACTTATTGTTAAGCATTCCTTGTCTTATACTAAGTGTTTTATGGGGATGTAGTGATAGTGATAAAGATTATCTTGACGATGGAGCTTACCCTCCTCCATCTATTGAATTAACATCTGAAACAGACATTGATGCGTCTATTTTAGGAAGCAATGAACTGTTATTGGGGCGTGTTATAGCTCCCAATTTACTTAGAGATGTTTACGCAACTTTATTAATAGCTGATGGTGATAATTATATTGAAATAGATAAAGACAAGCGAATTCCTTTTCAATTAGATAATTTCCCAAAAGAGATAGACTTTACAATTGAAATTCCGATTTACTCTGAAGATGCTGCTGGTATCAAGATTGTAGCTACAGATATTTACACTAAAATGGATGAAGTGGTTATACCAATTAGAAGAATAAAAGGTATTCCTCCTACTATTTCTTTTGATAAGGATAACTTAGGTTCTGTTCAATTTAATAAGAATATTCAGTTGTTAGCTCATGTAGAAGGTAAAACTTCATTAAAATCAATTACTTATGTTTTAGCCCAGGATGTTCCTTATAAAGAATTAGGAAAACCTATAACAATTAATGCAAAAGGTGATAAAGTAGAAGATTTTACTTTTGATGTATTAGTTGATAATGAAGATGCCAATGCGATTGCAGTAACTGCTATTGATGAAGATGGTTTCCAGCGTCGTGAATTTGTGACTTTTAGTATTGAAGGAGTGCCTGAGGGTAGAGCTGCTATTTTTAAAGAATTAACTATGGCTACAGAGTGGGAAATACCAACAGATCCAACCAAACCATATATCTTCTCTTTAATGGGTATAAATGTAAATGGTATAACAAAACATGTAGTATCATTAGAGGAGGCTCAAAAGGCAGGTAATAAGGCTTCACTAGATTTTATGTTTGCTAATATTTGGAGAAACCCGAATGGAGGTAGGTTAGGTAATCATGGATTTGCTTATGTTGGTGCAGCAAGAATTGATGGCGGTGCCATAGGTAGAAAACCAGATGTTGATGGTTGGCTTACTGACTGTCAAAGAAATGAAACATACTTTGAAATGATAGATGAAAAGATTGTAGCAGAGTTAGATCTGGATAATTTTTTTGAAACAACAACAGGTAATTGGCGCACTTTTGAAGCTTTAGAACAACTGAAAGATGTTGTTGTAGGAAGTGGTTCTAATCGTCAAATATACCAACGTCCTAATGCTGGTACGGTTGCTGGTGCTGCATTCCAGCAAATTAAAGATGGCTCTTATATTGCTATTTTGAGAGTGGCAGATGGTGAGAAAAAGTATGGTATTATTAAAGTGGTTAAAGCAGGAGACGATTCAGCTGCATTATTACCTAATGGAAAGTTAGCTTACCCTGAAAAAGAAAACACACCTGTTCCTTGTAGTGATCCTAATTTAGGATACGATTATAGTGGTGTTGCTTCTCTTTATGGTAAAACATGTAATTTAGAAATTATTATTCAGTTATAA
- a CDS encoding RagB/SusD domain-containing protein (InterPro IPR012944~KEGG: phe:Phep_2529 RagB/SusD domain protein~PFAM: RagB/SusD~SPTR: RagB/SusD domain protein;~IMG reference gene:2504107774~PFAM: SusD family) → MKILKYILGITACLFSLTSCNDSFLDRPPMDELTDNVFWQSEQQVKSAANACYDGLEGKGIINYGEIPGDNVMWYRNMNWKQIGAGQYGPDLPTINSRWNQYYSRIRKCNYFLDNYERAVMVDGEKLERFAAEVRTIRAFVYFYLTSWFGDVPLITSAKNADPYQGRTPRSEVIEFLMNDLEDAASKLPKYIEPATSDFGRISAAGAIALKARLALHNERWEDAQKACERLMPGGDLAYHELYSTGNPDEDYSDLFKFAGRASRQGHNKETIIAMVYNYDLASGVRTHHNLSRELQVPDQYCRFNPTKAFIDSYLCDDGLPIDKSPKYKGNNTTKPHYDSYALVFENRDPRLKQSIIYPGYNRWEGSEDGRGQEAIVTKVFQSPKFTNDKKGCATVTGFYPHKYCEPSKVSFINGDDNDIIIIRYGEILLIYAESMFKQGKLNQGALDKSINLLRKRVDMKPMNLGELASNNMDLETELRRERRVELFLEGLRWFDVTRWKEGYRLGVDSSESPERQEIGIIKGLRKDNVYNQNDIKNFKFDKNGYLIHDDSRIFSSPKNYMFPIPYIATQVNPNLKPNNPGWE, encoded by the coding sequence ATGAAAATATTAAAATATATATTAGGAATTACTGCCTGTCTATTTAGTTTGACTTCTTGTAATGATAGTTTTTTAGATAGGCCCCCAATGGATGAATTAACTGATAATGTCTTTTGGCAATCAGAGCAACAGGTTAAGAGTGCGGCAAATGCTTGTTATGATGGTCTTGAAGGTAAGGGAATAATAAATTATGGTGAGATACCTGGAGATAATGTAATGTGGTATCGTAATATGAACTGGAAGCAGATTGGAGCTGGTCAATATGGTCCTGATTTACCTACGATTAATAGTAGATGGAATCAATATTATTCTCGTATCCGTAAATGTAATTATTTCTTGGATAACTATGAAAGAGCAGTTATGGTTGATGGTGAGAAATTAGAACGTTTTGCTGCTGAAGTGAGAACGATAAGAGCTTTTGTATATTTTTATCTCACTAGTTGGTTTGGAGATGTTCCATTGATTACTAGCGCTAAAAATGCCGATCCATATCAAGGTCGTACACCTAGAAGTGAGGTGATTGAGTTCTTAATGAATGATCTTGAAGATGCTGCTAGTAAATTACCTAAATATATTGAACCTGCAACTTCAGATTTTGGACGTATTTCAGCAGCAGGAGCTATTGCCTTAAAAGCTAGATTAGCTTTGCATAATGAAAGATGGGAAGATGCACAAAAAGCATGCGAAAGATTGATGCCAGGTGGTGATTTAGCTTATCATGAACTATATTCAACTGGAAATCCAGATGAAGACTATTCTGACTTATTTAAATTTGCAGGTAGAGCTTCTCGCCAAGGACACAACAAAGAAACTATTATTGCAATGGTTTATAATTATGACTTAGCATCAGGAGTACGTACGCATCATAATTTAAGTAGAGAGTTACAAGTTCCAGACCAATATTGTAGATTTAATCCAACTAAAGCTTTTATAGATTCTTATTTATGTGATGATGGTTTGCCAATCGATAAATCTCCAAAATATAAAGGAAATAACACAACAAAACCTCACTATGATTCTTATGCTCTTGTTTTTGAAAATAGAGATCCTCGATTGAAACAATCAATTATATATCCAGGATATAATAGATGGGAAGGATCAGAAGATGGAAGAGGTCAGGAAGCGATTGTAACAAAAGTATTTCAATCTCCAAAATTCACCAATGATAAAAAAGGATGTGCAACAGTAACTGGATTTTATCCTCACAAATATTGCGAACCTTCAAAAGTGTCCTTTATAAATGGAGACGATAATGATATCATCATTATTCGTTATGGAGAGATTCTTCTTATTTATGCTGAATCTATGTTTAAGCAGGGTAAATTAAATCAAGGAGCACTAGACAAATCGATAAACTTACTAAGAAAAAGAGTAGATATGAAGCCTATGAATCTTGGAGAGTTAGCCTCAAACAATATGGATCTTGAAACAGAATTGCGAAGAGAGCGTCGTGTCGAATTATTTTTAGAAGGATTACGATGGTTTGATGTTACTCGCTGGAAAGAAGGTTATAGGCTAGGAGTCGATTCTAGTGAATCTCCTGAACGTCAAGAAATAGGAATTATAAAAGGCTTAAGAAAAGATAATGTATACAATCAGAATGATATTAAGAATTTTAAGTTTGATAAAAATGGTTATTTAATACATGATGATAGTAGAATTTTCTCAAGTCCTAAAAACTACATGTTTCCTATACCTTATATTGCAACTCAAGTAAATCCTAATTTAAAACCAAATAATCCTGGCTGGGAATAA